A single window of Ictalurus punctatus breed USDA103 chromosome 27, Coco_2.0, whole genome shotgun sequence DNA harbors:
- the cilp gene encoding cartilage intermediate layer protein 1 isoform X2, translated as MRSGRSMQDNPAVFDTEGDYDWTTWFNIDHPGGKGDYEQLDAIRFYYRARVCESPRALEARTTDWIPARRTGERVHAEPAVGFWCINSEQPEGKSCSNYAVRFLCPRDTKPETQGTWGQWSDWTPCPAQCGQVAAQVRSRTCTTQSRQCNGLKMESRQCKGPICPGCSLQCAIGKANTDCSACMCEDHTVLGSVRRAGSLPAPGAAILLSGTSPKLLTLSDHNGHFRVPRICPNGNTTLLIKLQGHRPQEIVMPLSSEPTTVLHVKLERAKNLYVQKNPESKARRKGQTAAFCCKVTGSPEPDEYQWFHNGTLLAKSVHHYDERLVLRNLSMAQAGEYYCRATNENGAIKSKPATLSVIDQAEPSCNPNPESHMIRLPHDCFQNQSNSFYYDVGRCPIETCSGQLDNGIRCKDSISFCCGVSKMEERQITCQGYQLPTMVVTQCGCKKCVEIKTIVRGHALAADTGEPLRFGHIYMDGARISRTGYKGTFSIQVPTDTERLVLTFVDNMQKFVNTTKVLLFNNKGGAVYHEIKLLRKKPPVTLSSIASNKLQLGEVQGEEPMAELEIPPNSFYKQNGEVFVGNVKASVTFMDPRDVSTAAAAQSDLNFVGTEGDTLPLRTYGMFSVDFRDEADGESLNAGKVKVRLDAAQVKMPEHLETMKLWSLNPETGLWEEEGQLRMEKTRRRKREERTFLVGNMEIRERRLFNLDVPENRRCYVKVRAFRSERYMSSEQVEGVVVTLINMEPTAGYSSNPRAWGRFDSVITGPNGACLPAFCDDQRADAYSAYVMANLGGEELEAVASAPKLNPNIIGVPQPYLNKLNYRRTDHDDLRIKKTAFSINIAKPSPNAAEEANGPIYPVEKLKECEEAPFNAPHFRFSRVEGDRYDYNTVPFNEDDPMSWTEDYLSWWPKPTEYRACFIKVKLNSPHELNVRSRNMGGTHPRTVGQLYGLRDTRSIRDRDQSSVSAVCLEFKCSGMLYDQDRVDRTLVKVIPQGSCKRESVNSMLQEYLVNHLPLAVNNDTNEFTMLAPLDPLGHNYGIYTVTDQDPRTAKEIALGRCFDGTSDGTSRVMKSNEGVALIFTCGDKEVTRQSVFQQLQNAPGRAIMGTTRPGRGNRRQRGDSSATLRNSQRRSTRNPNSRSPATRRSS; from the exons GATCAGGAAGATCCATGCAGGACAATCCAGCTGTGTTCGATACCGAag GTGACTACGACTGGACGACTTGGTTCAACATCGATCACCCTGGAGGGAAGGGAGATTATGAGCAGCTGGATGCGATTCGATTCTATTACCGAGCTCGTGTGTGTGAATCCCCACGGGCACTAGAAGCTCGAACTACGGACTGGATACCAGCTCGCAGAACCGGAGAGAGAGTGCACGCCGAACCCGCTGTGGGATTCTGGTGCATCAATTCGGAACAACCTGAAGGGAAGAGCTGCTCTAATTACGCAGTCCGTTTCCTGTGCCCAAGAG ACACCAAGCCAGAAACTCAAGGAACGTGGGGTCAGTGGTCAGACTGGACCCCGTGTCCCGCACAATGTGGCCAGGTCGCGGCCCAGGTCCGATCCAGAACGTGCACAACCCAATCCAGGCAGTGTAACGGGCTAAAGATGGAGAGCAGACAGTGCAAAGGACCCATATGTCCAG GTTGTAGTTTGCAGTGTGCGATAGGCAAGGCAAACACAGACTGCAGTGCTTGCATGTGTGAGGATCACACGGTGCTTGGGTCAGTTCGTAGAGCTGGAAGTCTTCCAGCTCCTGGGGCAGCAATCCTCCTTTCAGGCACAAGCCCCAAACTTCTCACGCTATCTGACCACAACGGACACTTCCGTGTACCAAGGATCTGCCCAAACGGCAACACTACACTGCTGATCAAGCTGCAGGGCCACAGACCTCAGGAGATTGTTATGCCGCTGAGCTCTGAGCCTACAACTGTACTTCATGTGAAGCTGGAGCGAGCAA AAAACCTGTATGTGCAAAAGAACCCAGAGTCAAAGGCGAGGAGAAAGGGTCAGACAGCTGCCTTCTGCTGCAAGGTTACTGGTTCACCTGAACCTGATGAGTACCAGTG GTTTCACAACGGAACTCTGCTTGCGAAGAGCGTACATCACTATGACGAGAGACTGGTTTTGAGGAACCTGAGCATGGCTCAGGCTGGAGAGTACTACTGCAGAGCCACCAATGAGAACGGTGCCATTAAATCCAAGCCAGCCACACTCTCAGTCATAG ATCAAGCTGAGCCTTCATGCAACCCAAATCCTGAATCCCACATGATCCGTCTGCCTCATGATTGCTTCCAGAACCAGTCGAACTCATTCTACTATGACGTAGGAAGATGCCCCATAGAAACATGCAGCGGCCAGCTGGACAACGGTATTCGATGCAAAGACTCCATATCTTTCTGCTGTGGGGTGTCCAAAatggaagagagacagataacATGCCAAGGCTACCAGTTACCTACGATGGTGGTCACCCAATGTGGCTGCAAAAAATGTGTGGAAATAAAGACAATAGTTCGTGGGCATGCTCTTGCAGCAGATACAGGAGAGCCCTTAAGGTTTGGACACATCTATATGGATGGTGCAAGGATTAGCCGAACAGGATACAAGGGCACTTTCTCCATCCAAGTTCCCACAGATACTGAACGGCTAGTTCTTACTTTTGTAGACAAcatgcaaaagtttgtgaacactaCTAAAGTGCTTTTGTTCAACAACAAAGGTGGAGCTGTGTACCATGAGATCAAACTGCTGAGGAAAAAGCCTCCTGTTACCTTAAGCTCAATCGCTAGCAACAAACTACAGCTTGGAGAAGTACAAGGTGAGGAACCTATGGCCGAGCTTGAAATTCCACCAAACTCTTTCTACAAGCAGAATGGAGAGGTATTTGTAGGTAATGTGAAGGCCAGCGTTACCTTCATGGACCCAAGAGATGTATCCACAGCAGCGGCCGCTCAAAGTGATCTCAACTTCGTTGGTACCGAAGGTGATACGTTGCCCTTGAGAACCTAtggcatgttctcagttgacTTCAGGGATGAGGCAGACGGGGAGTCACTgaatgctggaaaagtaaaggtCCGACTTGACGCGGCCCAAGTCAAAATGCCGGAACACCTGGAGACAATGAAACTGTGGTCCCTCAACCCAGAGACTGGCCTTTGGGAAGAAGAAGGACAGCTTCGTATGGAGAAAACACGACGACGAAAGCGAGAAGAAAGGACTTTCCTCGTAGGAAACATGGAAATACGAGAAAGACGGCTGTTTAACTTGGACGTGCCTGAAAACAGAAGATGCTATGTTAAAGTCAGAGCTTTCCGTAGTGAACGATATATGTCGAGTGAGCAAGTGGAGGGTGTTGTGGTAACTCTGATTAATATGGAGCCTACAGCTGGTTACTCCAGCAACCCTCGTGCATGGGGTCGGTTTGATAGCGTCATCACTGGTCCCAATGGTGCATGTCTACCTGCCTTCTGTGATGACCAAAGAGCAGATGCTTATTCAGCTTACGTCATGGCAAACCTGGGAGGTGAAGAACTGGAAGCAGTAGCTTCAGCGCCGAAATTAAATCCCAACATCATTGGTGTCCCTCAACCCTATTTGAATAAGCTGAACTACAGAAGAACAGATCACGACGATCTCAGAATCAAGAAGACGGCGTTCAGTATCAACATAGCAAAACCCAGCCCAAACGCAGCCGAAGAAGCAAACGGTCCCATTTATCCAGTGGAAAAACTGAAGGAGTGTGAAGAAGCTCCATTTAATGCACCTCACTTCCGCTTTTCAAGAGTCGAAGGAGATCGCTATGACTACAACACGGTTCCTTTCAACGAGGACGATCCAATGAGTTGGACAGAAGACTACTTGAGCTGGTGGCCAAAGCCGACGGAATACAGAGCTTGCTTTATTAAAGTAAAACTCAACAGCCCACATGAACTCAATGTCCGTTCTCGCAACATGGGAGGTACCCATCCAAGAACAGTTGGCCAACTCTACGGCCTTCGAGACACCCGCAGTATCAGAGACCGGGACCAGTCCAGTGTCTCAGCAGTCTGTTTGGAGTTCAAATGCAGTGGCATGCTGTATGACCAAGACAGAGTGGATCGCACTCTAGTAAAGGTGATCCCGCAGGGTAGTTGCAAGCGAGAGAGTGTCAACAGCATGCTACAAGAGTACTTGGTCAATCATCTTCCACTAGCTGTCAACAATGACACCAATGAGTTCACCATGCTTGCACCACTGGACCCTTTGGGCCACAATTATGGCATCTACACAGTTACCGACCAAGATCCTCGCACAGCTAAGGAGATAGCACTCGGACGCTGTTTTGACGGTACGTCGGACGGGACGTCACGAGTAATGAAGAGCAATGAAGGCGTGGCATTAATCTTCACTTGCGGCGACAAAGAGGTCACCAGACAGAGCGTGTTCCAGCAGCTCCAGAATGCTCCAGGCCGGGCCATAATGGGGACTACTCGTCCAGGTAGAGGCAACCGGAGGCAGAGAGGAGACTCATCAGCCACACTCCGTAATAGCCAGAGAAGAAGTACCCGCAATCCCAACAGTCGCTCTCCAGCGACCCGCCGAAGCTCCTAA
- the cilp gene encoding cartilage intermediate layer protein 1 isoform X1 encodes MAYKRTWVCRLLLFGISITFAQGSGRSMQDNPAVFDTEGDYDWTTWFNIDHPGGKGDYEQLDAIRFYYRARVCESPRALEARTTDWIPARRTGERVHAEPAVGFWCINSEQPEGKSCSNYAVRFLCPRDTKPETQGTWGQWSDWTPCPAQCGQVAAQVRSRTCTTQSRQCNGLKMESRQCKGPICPGCSLQCAIGKANTDCSACMCEDHTVLGSVRRAGSLPAPGAAILLSGTSPKLLTLSDHNGHFRVPRICPNGNTTLLIKLQGHRPQEIVMPLSSEPTTVLHVKLERAKNLYVQKNPESKARRKGQTAAFCCKVTGSPEPDEYQWFHNGTLLAKSVHHYDERLVLRNLSMAQAGEYYCRATNENGAIKSKPATLSVIDQAEPSCNPNPESHMIRLPHDCFQNQSNSFYYDVGRCPIETCSGQLDNGIRCKDSISFCCGVSKMEERQITCQGYQLPTMVVTQCGCKKCVEIKTIVRGHALAADTGEPLRFGHIYMDGARISRTGYKGTFSIQVPTDTERLVLTFVDNMQKFVNTTKVLLFNNKGGAVYHEIKLLRKKPPVTLSSIASNKLQLGEVQGEEPMAELEIPPNSFYKQNGEVFVGNVKASVTFMDPRDVSTAAAAQSDLNFVGTEGDTLPLRTYGMFSVDFRDEADGESLNAGKVKVRLDAAQVKMPEHLETMKLWSLNPETGLWEEEGQLRMEKTRRRKREERTFLVGNMEIRERRLFNLDVPENRRCYVKVRAFRSERYMSSEQVEGVVVTLINMEPTAGYSSNPRAWGRFDSVITGPNGACLPAFCDDQRADAYSAYVMANLGGEELEAVASAPKLNPNIIGVPQPYLNKLNYRRTDHDDLRIKKTAFSINIAKPSPNAAEEANGPIYPVEKLKECEEAPFNAPHFRFSRVEGDRYDYNTVPFNEDDPMSWTEDYLSWWPKPTEYRACFIKVKLNSPHELNVRSRNMGGTHPRTVGQLYGLRDTRSIRDRDQSSVSAVCLEFKCSGMLYDQDRVDRTLVKVIPQGSCKRESVNSMLQEYLVNHLPLAVNNDTNEFTMLAPLDPLGHNYGIYTVTDQDPRTAKEIALGRCFDGTSDGTSRVMKSNEGVALIFTCGDKEVTRQSVFQQLQNAPGRAIMGTTRPGRGNRRQRGDSSATLRNSQRRSTRNPNSRSPATRRSS; translated from the exons ATGGCGTACAAGCGAACGTGGGTCTGTCGTCTTCTCCTCTTTGGAATTTCCATCACCTTCGCTCAAG GATCAGGAAGATCCATGCAGGACAATCCAGCTGTGTTCGATACCGAag GTGACTACGACTGGACGACTTGGTTCAACATCGATCACCCTGGAGGGAAGGGAGATTATGAGCAGCTGGATGCGATTCGATTCTATTACCGAGCTCGTGTGTGTGAATCCCCACGGGCACTAGAAGCTCGAACTACGGACTGGATACCAGCTCGCAGAACCGGAGAGAGAGTGCACGCCGAACCCGCTGTGGGATTCTGGTGCATCAATTCGGAACAACCTGAAGGGAAGAGCTGCTCTAATTACGCAGTCCGTTTCCTGTGCCCAAGAG ACACCAAGCCAGAAACTCAAGGAACGTGGGGTCAGTGGTCAGACTGGACCCCGTGTCCCGCACAATGTGGCCAGGTCGCGGCCCAGGTCCGATCCAGAACGTGCACAACCCAATCCAGGCAGTGTAACGGGCTAAAGATGGAGAGCAGACAGTGCAAAGGACCCATATGTCCAG GTTGTAGTTTGCAGTGTGCGATAGGCAAGGCAAACACAGACTGCAGTGCTTGCATGTGTGAGGATCACACGGTGCTTGGGTCAGTTCGTAGAGCTGGAAGTCTTCCAGCTCCTGGGGCAGCAATCCTCCTTTCAGGCACAAGCCCCAAACTTCTCACGCTATCTGACCACAACGGACACTTCCGTGTACCAAGGATCTGCCCAAACGGCAACACTACACTGCTGATCAAGCTGCAGGGCCACAGACCTCAGGAGATTGTTATGCCGCTGAGCTCTGAGCCTACAACTGTACTTCATGTGAAGCTGGAGCGAGCAA AAAACCTGTATGTGCAAAAGAACCCAGAGTCAAAGGCGAGGAGAAAGGGTCAGACAGCTGCCTTCTGCTGCAAGGTTACTGGTTCACCTGAACCTGATGAGTACCAGTG GTTTCACAACGGAACTCTGCTTGCGAAGAGCGTACATCACTATGACGAGAGACTGGTTTTGAGGAACCTGAGCATGGCTCAGGCTGGAGAGTACTACTGCAGAGCCACCAATGAGAACGGTGCCATTAAATCCAAGCCAGCCACACTCTCAGTCATAG ATCAAGCTGAGCCTTCATGCAACCCAAATCCTGAATCCCACATGATCCGTCTGCCTCATGATTGCTTCCAGAACCAGTCGAACTCATTCTACTATGACGTAGGAAGATGCCCCATAGAAACATGCAGCGGCCAGCTGGACAACGGTATTCGATGCAAAGACTCCATATCTTTCTGCTGTGGGGTGTCCAAAatggaagagagacagataacATGCCAAGGCTACCAGTTACCTACGATGGTGGTCACCCAATGTGGCTGCAAAAAATGTGTGGAAATAAAGACAATAGTTCGTGGGCATGCTCTTGCAGCAGATACAGGAGAGCCCTTAAGGTTTGGACACATCTATATGGATGGTGCAAGGATTAGCCGAACAGGATACAAGGGCACTTTCTCCATCCAAGTTCCCACAGATACTGAACGGCTAGTTCTTACTTTTGTAGACAAcatgcaaaagtttgtgaacactaCTAAAGTGCTTTTGTTCAACAACAAAGGTGGAGCTGTGTACCATGAGATCAAACTGCTGAGGAAAAAGCCTCCTGTTACCTTAAGCTCAATCGCTAGCAACAAACTACAGCTTGGAGAAGTACAAGGTGAGGAACCTATGGCCGAGCTTGAAATTCCACCAAACTCTTTCTACAAGCAGAATGGAGAGGTATTTGTAGGTAATGTGAAGGCCAGCGTTACCTTCATGGACCCAAGAGATGTATCCACAGCAGCGGCCGCTCAAAGTGATCTCAACTTCGTTGGTACCGAAGGTGATACGTTGCCCTTGAGAACCTAtggcatgttctcagttgacTTCAGGGATGAGGCAGACGGGGAGTCACTgaatgctggaaaagtaaaggtCCGACTTGACGCGGCCCAAGTCAAAATGCCGGAACACCTGGAGACAATGAAACTGTGGTCCCTCAACCCAGAGACTGGCCTTTGGGAAGAAGAAGGACAGCTTCGTATGGAGAAAACACGACGACGAAAGCGAGAAGAAAGGACTTTCCTCGTAGGAAACATGGAAATACGAGAAAGACGGCTGTTTAACTTGGACGTGCCTGAAAACAGAAGATGCTATGTTAAAGTCAGAGCTTTCCGTAGTGAACGATATATGTCGAGTGAGCAAGTGGAGGGTGTTGTGGTAACTCTGATTAATATGGAGCCTACAGCTGGTTACTCCAGCAACCCTCGTGCATGGGGTCGGTTTGATAGCGTCATCACTGGTCCCAATGGTGCATGTCTACCTGCCTTCTGTGATGACCAAAGAGCAGATGCTTATTCAGCTTACGTCATGGCAAACCTGGGAGGTGAAGAACTGGAAGCAGTAGCTTCAGCGCCGAAATTAAATCCCAACATCATTGGTGTCCCTCAACCCTATTTGAATAAGCTGAACTACAGAAGAACAGATCACGACGATCTCAGAATCAAGAAGACGGCGTTCAGTATCAACATAGCAAAACCCAGCCCAAACGCAGCCGAAGAAGCAAACGGTCCCATTTATCCAGTGGAAAAACTGAAGGAGTGTGAAGAAGCTCCATTTAATGCACCTCACTTCCGCTTTTCAAGAGTCGAAGGAGATCGCTATGACTACAACACGGTTCCTTTCAACGAGGACGATCCAATGAGTTGGACAGAAGACTACTTGAGCTGGTGGCCAAAGCCGACGGAATACAGAGCTTGCTTTATTAAAGTAAAACTCAACAGCCCACATGAACTCAATGTCCGTTCTCGCAACATGGGAGGTACCCATCCAAGAACAGTTGGCCAACTCTACGGCCTTCGAGACACCCGCAGTATCAGAGACCGGGACCAGTCCAGTGTCTCAGCAGTCTGTTTGGAGTTCAAATGCAGTGGCATGCTGTATGACCAAGACAGAGTGGATCGCACTCTAGTAAAGGTGATCCCGCAGGGTAGTTGCAAGCGAGAGAGTGTCAACAGCATGCTACAAGAGTACTTGGTCAATCATCTTCCACTAGCTGTCAACAATGACACCAATGAGTTCACCATGCTTGCACCACTGGACCCTTTGGGCCACAATTATGGCATCTACACAGTTACCGACCAAGATCCTCGCACAGCTAAGGAGATAGCACTCGGACGCTGTTTTGACGGTACGTCGGACGGGACGTCACGAGTAATGAAGAGCAATGAAGGCGTGGCATTAATCTTCACTTGCGGCGACAAAGAGGTCACCAGACAGAGCGTGTTCCAGCAGCTCCAGAATGCTCCAGGCCGGGCCATAATGGGGACTACTCGTCCAGGTAGAGGCAACCGGAGGCAGAGAGGAGACTCATCAGCCACACTCCGTAATAGCCAGAGAAGAAGTACCCGCAATCCCAACAGTCGCTCTCCAGCGACCCGCCGAAGCTCCTAA